DNA sequence from the Tenacibaculum mesophilum genome:
CGCTTCCTGTAACACTTAACCAAGCTACTGTATTTTCGTTAAGTATCCTAAAGGTATCCATTCCTTTAGGAGAAAGATTAATTCGTCCTTCTTTTGCTGCTGTAGCAACAAAAAAGAGCTTTTGTGCTTCAATAAACTGTTGAATTCTAGTTGTTATTTTATCGTAAAACTTTGCCATGATTTTTATTTTTAATCAATCCAATCTTTAGTACGTTCAACAGCTTTTTGCCAAGTACGGTATAATTTTTCTCTTTTTTGTTTAGAGAAAGAAGGAGTAAATGTTTTATCTATTTTTCTTTTGTTAACAATATCGTTTTGTTGCCAAAAACCAACACAGAAACCGGCCAAATAAGCAGCTCCCATTACGGTGGTCTCAATTTCTTCAGGACGCTCTACAGCTACATTTAAGATATCTGCCTGAAATTGCATCAGTAAATTATTAGCACATGCTCCGCCATCTACTTTTAAAGAAGAGAGTTGAAGCATGCTATCTTTTTGCATAACATCTAAAATATCTTTGGTTTGATAAGCTAATGATTGTAATGTGGCTTTAATTAAGTGATTTTTTCCTGTATCACGAGTCAAACCAAAAACAGCACCTCTAGCGTACATATCCCAATACGGAGCGCCCAAGCCAGCAAAAGCAGGAACTACGTAAACAGGGTTTTCTTCGGTAACTTCTTCAGCAAAAAGTTCACTTTCCTCTGCATTATTGATAATTTGTAGTCCATCTCGTAACCATTGAATTGCTGAACCAGCAACAAAAACACTTCCTTCAAGAGCGTAATACACTTTGTTGTTAATTCCCCAAGCAATTGTAGAAATTAAACCGTTTTCAGAGTATTCTAAGTTTTCACCTGTGTTCATTAACATAAAACACCCTGTTCCGTAGGTGTTTTTTGCTTCTCCTTTTTTAAAACATGCTTGTCCAAATAAAGCAGATTGCTGATCTCCTGCTATTCCAGCAATTGGAATTTGAACTCCCTCTAATTCGTAGTTTCCAAAATGAAAAGATGAGGGTTTTACTTCAGGTAACATTGAAATTGGAATATTTAGTTCTTTTATTAAAGTTTCATCCCAACACAAGTTTTTTATGTCGTATAGCATGGTACGTGAGGCATTACTATAGTCTGTTGCATGAACTTTTTTATTGGTTAAGTTCCATAAAAGCCAAGAATCAATAGTTCCAAATAACAAATTTCCTTTTTCAGCTTCTTTTTGAGCTCCCTTTACATGATTTAAGATCCAATGAATTTTAGTTGCAGAAAAATAACTGTCAATTACCAGTCCAGTAGTTTTACGCACATAGTTTTCGAGTCCAGTTTCTTTGAGTAACTCACAAGTATCAGCTGTTCTTTTATCTTGCCAAACAATAGCATTGTATATTGGTTTACCTGTGTTTTTATTCCAAACTACAGTTGTTTCACGCTGATTAGTAATACCTATTCCTGCTATTTGTGAAGGTGATATTTGAGCCTGCTCAATAGCTTGTTGTAAGGTTTTTAACTGAGTTTGTAAAATTTCATTAGCATCATGTTCTACCCAACCAGGTTGTGGAAATATTTGTTGAAACTCTTGTTGAGTTTTTGCTATAATCTTTTCCTCTTTATTAAGAATTACGGTACGACAACTAGTTGTTCCTTGGTCTAGAGCAATAATATATTTTTGAGTCATTTAGGCATAAAATGATTGAACGCCTAATTTACAATTTTAGTAATGGTAATAAAAAAAACCTTCTAGAATTTCTAGAAGGTTTACACGTTTAAGTTTGGTTAATTAACTTTTAGTGTCTTAGAGCATATCCAGCACCTTTACCGAATTCGGCTAGAACTGAAAGTAAAGTGTTAAAACCTCTGCTCATTTTACGTAATAGTAGTTTCCCCATTTTTAAAATGATTTAATTAATTCCCCTTTAATTAATTGTCATTAAATAATGAACATGTCAAATATATGCTGATAATCAGGGGTATAAAAAGGGATTTCCGAAGTTAAAAGTGCAATTTTCCGAAATAGCATAAAAAAAACCTTCTAGAATTTCTAGAAGGTTCATTATTCCCCTTAAATGTCTTTTTCCAATTAATCTTGAAAAGAAGATGCCACAAATGTAAAGAGAGATTAAAGGTTAAAAAAGGGTATTTCCGCAAAAAAACGTGTGGTTTTCCGCAAGAGAAAAAATAAGTCAATTTTACAATAGCATATTTTAGGGCGAGATAGGTAGCATAAAAAAGCCTTTAAATATTTAAAGGCTTTTTTTACATTCTCTCTCTTTTCAAGATTCTTCCCAACAATGGTTTGAATTCCATTGCGAAATTACTGTTTAGTTGTAATTTGTAAAATGGGATAACCGCAAAAATAAATGTGTATTTCCGCAAAAAGAGGTTAAGCTTAATCTATAATTCCTAATTCTTTTGCTTTTAATACCAGGTCTGTATTATTATTGGCTTGTAAGTCTGTTCTTAGTTTAGATAGTTTGCTTTCTATGGATCTGACTTTTATTAATGATCCATCGTCCTTTTTAATTAAGCCTTCTAAGTTAGAAATTTTAGAATGTTTAGGTAGCTCTTTTAAAATTTGGATGGCAATATCATCCATTTGTATTTCAACTAAAGCCCTTTTTAAGAGTTTTTGGTGAATTTCATGCGTATAGTATATTTCACCTTTTAACATTTTTTGAATAGCAAAGGTTAGTTCATCTGT
Encoded proteins:
- the glpK gene encoding glycerol kinase GlpK, coding for MTQKYIIALDQGTTSCRTVILNKEEKIIAKTQQEFQQIFPQPGWVEHDANEILQTQLKTLQQAIEQAQISPSQIAGIGITNQRETTVVWNKNTGKPIYNAIVWQDKRTADTCELLKETGLENYVRKTTGLVIDSYFSATKIHWILNHVKGAQKEAEKGNLLFGTIDSWLLWNLTNKKVHATDYSNASRTMLYDIKNLCWDETLIKELNIPISMLPEVKPSSFHFGNYELEGVQIPIAGIAGDQQSALFGQACFKKGEAKNTYGTGCFMLMNTGENLEYSENGLISTIAWGINNKVYYALEGSVFVAGSAIQWLRDGLQIINNAEESELFAEEVTEENPVYVVPAFAGLGAPYWDMYARGAVFGLTRDTGKNHLIKATLQSLAYQTKDILDVMQKDSMLQLSSLKVDGGACANNLLMQFQADILNVAVERPEEIETTVMGAAYLAGFCVGFWQQNDIVNKRKIDKTFTPSFSKQKREKLYRTWQKAVERTKDWID